TGTCAGGCCATGCCAACACCAAGAGCCATCAGCCGTCAGCGATCAGCCGTCAGCAATCAGGACAGTTTTCTGGCTGCCTTTTGAACGGAAAGTCTAAGTGGCTTTCCGTTTGTGGCTTTTTGTTTTGCTGTTTGCAAAAGCCTTTTGGTGAGCTTTTTGCTGAAAGCTGAGGGCTGATCGCTGAACGCTTTTTCAAGTGACATGCCAAAAGTCAGACTTTGCGCTTACCCTGGGCCAGATTCAAGTCAAAAACGATCAGACTGCTTCCTGCACATCACCCATTGCAATGGCATTACATTTATGACGCATTTCTCATCAAGGCTGGTTACGCTGAAGGCATGAAACGTTATTTGCTGCCTGCATTGCTGCTTGTTGGATGCCAGACCACCTCCAGCACCCCCAATCCAAATCCGGATGTCACCCTGGAAACCCGAACTGAAAACATCCGTCAAAAATTCAATGTGCCTTCCCTCAGCCTTTTGATGGCCTCTGACCAGAAGGTGCTTTCGCAAACGGTGACCGGGGTCCGCAAATACGGTGCGCCAGAGAAAGTCACCTTGCAAGATGTGCATCACCTCGGGTCCATTTCCAAGTCTTTCACGGCCACCCTGATTGCTTCTCTGGTGGAACAGAAAAAACTCAGCTTCCAGAGCACCCTGAAAGACCTGTTTCCTGAAGAAACAATGCTGCCTGCACTGGAAAACGTGACTGTGCACCAGTTGTTGATTCACCGCTCGGGGTTGGTGCCCAATCTGGAGATGCAAGAAGATTGGTTGGATGCCAGCATCCCTCTGGCACAACGCAAAGCCAGTTTTCTGAAGGCCACCCTCTTGCACGGGCTGAAAGCGAAAACCTCTGCCCAGAGCATCAACGTGGTTCCGCCGTTTGAGTATTCCAATGTGGGCTATGCGTTGCTGGCCATGATCGCGGAGCAAGTGGGCAAAAAAAGCTACGAATCTCTGCTCGAACAGCACATTTTCAAACCCCTTCAGATGAAAACTTGCAGTGTGGGCTTTGTCTGGGACACCAAAACGATCAGCCAACCCTGGCCACACACCGAACAGAATGGCCAGCCTGTCCCCATTTCACCCGAGTATCCCTCCAAAGCCAATGGACATGTGATTGCAGGAAACCCAGAGGTGATCAATGGCGCAGACAATGTGAGGTGCAGTCTGCCTGACCTGAGCCGTTATCTGCAAGCCCACATGAACGGCGAAAACGGCAAAAATGGGATTCTGAAGTCCGAAACCTTCAAGTTGCTGCACACCCGCCATGTGCAAAACATCGGTCCGAACGTCAATGTGGGTTATGGATATGGCTGGATGGTCACCAACGATGCCAAAGGCAACCTGGTGTTTTTGCACGATGGCAGCAACACCCTCAATTATGCTTCTGCCATTGTGCTCCCTGCTGCACAAAGCATTTTCATTGCAGCCACCAACATGGGAGATCCTGAAGCCACAGGTGCAGGCCCTTCGGCAGTCGCAGCAGGAATGGAAGAAATGATTCAGGAAGCCAGCAAAACGGGCGCAGCCATGCAAGTGACACCAGAGCAGTTGCACCCTCTGGGCCTGCAGGGGTTTTGACGGCCCCTCCAATTCTGTTAAAATGGTTTGGTTTGTTGCGGTGACTGGCGCAGCGTGGAGTACCACGGGGAAGCCGCAACAGGAAACATTGCCGCACGCCTGGGCACAGAAGCTGAACCCCCAAGGAGGGCTTTTCGTGCGCGCAATTCTGTCTGTCAGCAACAAAAGTGGCATCGTGGACTTTGCAAAAGGTCTCGTGGACAAAGGTTTTGAGATCATTTCCACTGGTGGAACCTTCAAGACCCTCAAAGATGCAGGCGTAGCGGTCCGTTACGTCACCGAAATCACCTCCTTTCCAGAGATTCTGGAAGGCCGGGTCAAGACGTTGCACCCTGCGGTGCACGGTGGCATTCTGGCCCGCCGGACCCCTGAGCATCTGGCCCAACTGCAGGAGCAGAACATCACCCCCATCGATCTGGTGTGTGTGAACCTGTACCCCTTCCGCGAAACCATTGCCAAGCCCGATGTGACTTTTCAGGACGCCATCGAGAACATCGACATTGGTGGTCCTGCCATGATCCGTGCCAGTGCCAAAAACCATGAATCGGTCCTGATTGTTGTGGACCCTTCCGATTACTCCGAGATTCTGGGCAACCTCGGGAATGTGACCTCCGAGTACCGCAAGTACCTCGCCCAGAAGGCTTTTGCCCACACGGCTGCTTACGACACGGCCATTGCCAATTATCTGGCCCCTTCCACAGGTCTGCCCGAGCAGAAAACCGTGGAACTGAGCCGCACCATGGAACTGCGTTATGGTGAAAACCCCCACCAGAAAGCCGCCCTGTACCGCGAAGGCAGCCAAAAAGGTGCAGTTCTGGACGCAGAAGTCCTGCACGGCAAGGCCATGAGCTTCAACAACTACACCGATGCAGAAGCCTGCTGGAATCTGGTCACCGAGTTCGATGAACCCACCGTGGTCGGTGTGAAACATGCCAACCCCTGCGCTGTGGGCACCGGAGACACCCTTGCCGAGGCATGGCAACGGGCTTACGAGGCCGATCCTGTGAGCATTTTCGGTGGCATTGTGGCTGTGAACCGTCCTCTGGATGCTGACACCGCCCGCGCACTCAAAGACGTGTTCCTTGAGGTGATCCTTGCCCCCGAGTACACCCCAGAGGCCTTTGAAATCCTCAGCAAAAAGAAAAACCTGCGCCTGATGAAAGTCGCCGATGCACCCAAACCCACTCTGGATTACAAGCGCATCAATGGGGGCTTTGTGGTTCAGGAAGCCGACACTCTGGGCTTGGAAGGCATCGAGCAGACCGTGGTCACCGAACGTGCACCCACCGAGCAGGAACTGAGAGACCTCCTGTTCACATGGCGTGTGGTGAAACACGTCAAATCCAATGCCATTGTGATTGGCAAGGATGGACGCACCACTGGCATCGGAGTGGGTCAGGTGAACCGCATCTGGGCCACCGAGCAGGCCATCGAGCATGCCAAGGAGCACGCTCATGGGAGTGTGCTGGCTTCGGATGCCTTCTTCCCCTTTGACGATGTGGTGCGCACCGCTGCTGCTGCTGGCATCACCGCCATCATCCAACCCGGCGGATCCGTCCGGGACGAGGACAGCATCAAAGCCGCCAATGAACTGGGCATCGCCATGATCTTCACCGGTGTGCGCCACTTCAGACACTAAGGGATTATGCAACCGATTTACGGAAAAGACTCCGCCAGAGACATCAAGTACAATGTCAAACTGGAAATCG
This portion of the Deinococcus misasensis DSM 22328 genome encodes:
- a CDS encoding serine hydrolase domain-containing protein, encoding MKRYLLPALLLVGCQTTSSTPNPNPDVTLETRTENIRQKFNVPSLSLLMASDQKVLSQTVTGVRKYGAPEKVTLQDVHHLGSISKSFTATLIASLVEQKKLSFQSTLKDLFPEETMLPALENVTVHQLLIHRSGLVPNLEMQEDWLDASIPLAQRKASFLKATLLHGLKAKTSAQSINVVPPFEYSNVGYALLAMIAEQVGKKSYESLLEQHIFKPLQMKTCSVGFVWDTKTISQPWPHTEQNGQPVPISPEYPSKANGHVIAGNPEVINGADNVRCSLPDLSRYLQAHMNGENGKNGILKSETFKLLHTRHVQNIGPNVNVGYGYGWMVTNDAKGNLVFLHDGSNTLNYASAIVLPAAQSIFIAATNMGDPEATGAGPSAVAAGMEEMIQEASKTGAAMQVTPEQLHPLGLQGF
- the purH gene encoding bifunctional phosphoribosylaminoimidazolecarboxamide formyltransferase/IMP cyclohydrolase encodes the protein MRAILSVSNKSGIVDFAKGLVDKGFEIISTGGTFKTLKDAGVAVRYVTEITSFPEILEGRVKTLHPAVHGGILARRTPEHLAQLQEQNITPIDLVCVNLYPFRETIAKPDVTFQDAIENIDIGGPAMIRASAKNHESVLIVVDPSDYSEILGNLGNVTSEYRKYLAQKAFAHTAAYDTAIANYLAPSTGLPEQKTVELSRTMELRYGENPHQKAALYREGSQKGAVLDAEVLHGKAMSFNNYTDAEACWNLVTEFDEPTVVGVKHANPCAVGTGDTLAEAWQRAYEADPVSIFGGIVAVNRPLDADTARALKDVFLEVILAPEYTPEAFEILSKKKNLRLMKVADAPKPTLDYKRINGGFVVQEADTLGLEGIEQTVVTERAPTEQELRDLLFTWRVVKHVKSNAIVIGKDGRTTGIGVGQVNRIWATEQAIEHAKEHAHGSVLASDAFFPFDDVVRTAAAAGITAIIQPGGSVRDEDSIKAANELGIAMIFTGVRHFRH